The proteins below come from a single Rosa rugosa chromosome 2, drRosRugo1.1, whole genome shotgun sequence genomic window:
- the LOC133732210 gene encoding non-specific lipid transfer protein GPI-anchored 2 — protein sequence MAFSTNLLAAVFTAMLFMLTFHSCGVSAQAPGPAPEAATDCTTQLVTLSDCLTYVEEGSNLTKPDKACCPELATLVKSTPQCLCYLLQKNSTSSYGIEIDLNKALHLPSVCKVETPPTSACALLGIPVEAPMASEGPTANSPAGSELAPQGPSASQGNQADHGASTTAKSLMALFIGLAISLPTFF from the exons ATGGCATTCAGTACCAATCTCCTTGCCGCCGTCTTCACCGCCATGTTATTCATGCTGACATTCCACAGCTGCGGCGTGTCGGCACAGGCGCCGGGGCCAGCTCCTGAGGCGGCGACGGATTGCACCACGCAGCTGGTGACGTTGTCGGACTGCCTGACGTACGTGGAGGAAGGTAGCAACTTGACGAAGCCGGACAAGGCTTGCTGCCCGGAGCTGGCGACGCTGGTTAAAAGCACCCCCCAATGCTTGTGCTACTTGCTTCAGAAGAACAGTACCAGCAGCTACGGCATTGAAATCGACTTGAACAAAGCTCTTCATCTCCCTTCTGTTTGCAAAGTTGAGACCCCTCCTACCAGCGCCTGTGCAC TTCTTGGAATACCAGTGGAAGCTCCCATGGCTTCTGAAGGGCCTACTGCTAACTCACCTG CTGGTTCGGAGCTAGCACCTCAAGGACCTTCTGCTTCCCAAGGAAACCAAGCAGACCATGGAGCTTCAACTACTGCTAAATCCCTTATGGCACTCTTTATTGGCTTAGCTATATCTCTTCCtacatttttctga
- the LOC133730647 gene encoding putative F-box protein At1g65770 → MNKCPRRVTSLDSEWALSLNVDVAFVILDKLLEPIDHVHFAAICKLWHSFAKHYNHTTRRWPKLLPPMLILPGDQDLIYSLSEGKVYHKINLARPRFNYHSARRYYACGNGWLATMHYYGLDSNIQLLNPFTRATHVLGCRGWRFGRSTKLEQGRMSFKREQAPKLILFGDPSVNGDNSFMVVAFYTTDSTLGFIRGGQSFWSSIETMEQYAITDAIFYKGQVYAVDKNLGRIVSFDVKTCTSGNSLKAKILNTTYMRSSSQSYLVESTKGELLHVRRFLKVQREWGQLTMPVTFTFKVYKLVFDDNGYVVQQVELKTLGDETLFVGDNQSMSVLASSFSWCRPNSIYYTSDSITVEDDYRNFNSCQCDVGIFNLEEGTTTPLQCYPQHSSEEYRLEPAIWILPPINGLC, encoded by the coding sequence ATGAACAAGTGTCCTCGTAGAGTGACTAGTTTAGATTCAGAATGGGCATTAAGTCTCAATGTGGATGTTGCCTTTGTTATTCTTGATAAGTTATTGGAACCCATCGACCATGTTCATTTTGCTGCCATTTGCAAACTTTGGCATTCTTTTGCAAAACACTACAATCATACAACACGTCGATGGCCTAAGCTACTTCCTCCCATGCTCATCCTGCCCGGCGATCAAGACCTAATTTATAGCTTATCTGAAGGAAAAGTCTACCACAAGATTAACCTAGCAAGGCCTCGTTTTAATTATCACTCTGCTCGCAGATACTATGCCTGTGGCAACGGTTGGCTCGCTACAATGCATTATTATGGTCTAGATTCTAATATACAACTCCTGAACCCTTTCACAAGAGCTACCCATGTCTTGGGATGCAGGGGATGGAGATTCGGCAGGAGCACCAAGCTGGAGCAGGGCCGTATGAGCTTCAAGCGGGAGCAGGCCCCGAAGCTCATCTTGTTCGGGGATCCTTCCGTTAACGGGGACAACAGTTTTATGGTTGTAGCATTTTACACTACTGATTCCACTCTCGGTTTCATTAGAGGAGGGCAATCGTTTTGGAGTTCCATAGAAACAATGGAACAATATGCCATTACTGATGCTATTTTCTACAAAGGTCAGGTATACGCAGTTGACAAGAATCTTGGAAGAATCGTGTCTTTTGATGTTAAAACCTGCACTTCTGGTAATTCGCTAAAGGCAAAGATACTCAATACTACTTATATGCGCTCAAGTTCTCAATCATATCTTGTGGAATCAACTAAAGGAGAGCTTTTGCACGTTCGAAGATTTTTGAAAGTACAAAGAGAATGGGGTCAGTTGACAATGCCTGTGACTTTCACTTTCAAGGTTTACAAGTTGGTGTTTGATGACAATGGATATgttgtgcagcaggttgagtTAAAAACCCTTGGAGATGAGACTCTGTTTGTTGGTGACAATCAGTCAATGTCTGTTTTGGCCTCAAGCTTCTCTTGGTGCAGACCAAACTCCATATATTACACAAGTGATTCGATAACTGTGGAAGATGATTATAGAAATTTTAATAGTTGTCAATGTGATGTGGGGATTTTCAATTTAGAGGAGGGAACCACTACTCCTCTACAATGTTACCCTCAGCATTCTTCGGAAGAGTACAGATTAGAACCTGCAATTTGGATTCTGCCACCAATTAATGGTCTCTGCTAG